The nucleotide sequence GTCGTGGTGTCGTTTCTCTTTGCCGTGTGCACGATCGCACAGTTGTGGGCACAAGAGGTCAAGCCCAACTGGCCGATTCCCCCGGAGCTGAAATGGGAGGCAATCAACGGATATCCCATGGCTTACCGGGAGGCGGGCGAGGGTACGTCCATCGTTCTGGTGCACGGGTCAACGGCCGATTACCGGATTTGGGACGCCCAATTCAGAGTTTTTAGCGCATCTTACCGGGTGGTCGCGGTTAGCCTAAGGCACTTTTACCCGGAACGCTGGGATGGCGCGGGCACCGATTTTTCGATCGAACAGCACGCTCAGGATGTTGCTGCGCTGATCGAGAGATTGAACCTCGGTAAGGTGCACCTCGTCGGGCATTCGCGGGGTGGCGCGGTTGCAGTCGAGGTAGCGAAATCGCACGCCGACGTCATCCGAACACTGGTGCTGCCGGATGGCAGCATCGAGATGTTGGTGCCTGAGACTGCCGAGGGCAAAGCAGCCGGAGATTTCACAAAAAAGGTGATTGGGACCCTGCAGGAAAACCTGAAAGCAGGAGAACCAGCCAAAGCTGTGGAGGTCTTCGTCGATATGTTGAATGGCCCTGGCACATGGCAAAAGTTTCCCGAACCCACGAAGCAGATGTTTCTGGCAAATATCTACACGGCTTTGGGGGACAAAGACCGCCCGATCAGCACATGCGACGACGTCAAGAAATTTGATTTTCCAGTGCTGTTCATGACGGGGGACAAGAGTCCAAAGAAATTCGAGTTTTTTTACAATGAAATGCGCAAGTGTCGGGAGTTTCCTGCAACGGTAGTGATACCAAATGCAGGGCACGGTATACAGAAACAGAATGCTGATGTCTTTAACAAGATCACGTTGGATTTCCTGTCGAAGCATTGATGTCGCGTTGACGGACTGTCCTCGAACCGAACGATGGCGGCTTCGGCTCACAAGGCGAAATTCTCAGAACCGGTACAAGCCGTCTGCTTCAACGCCGAAACCGGACATCGCACTTTGTGAGGACACGTCCTGAGCGCGATTTAGAGGAAGGACAGTTCGCAAACAATCCTTTTGGTTTCCAACCGCTACGCGCTTCTGGCGCCGGGCCAGGCGACCACCTGTCCGGACATGACGAGCCGATCGCGGCCGTTGTCCTTGGCCGCGTAAAGCGCACGATCCGCCGCCGCCACCAGGGAGCCGCAGTCCATCGCACCCTCGGAAGGCATGTTGGTCGCGCCGCCGAGGCTCACCGTGACGATCTTGGACGGCAGGTTCAGCGCGTGCAGCATGCCGAGGTCGCGCACCGCCCAGCGCACATTCTCGCCGACAAGTTCGCAGCCCTCCGCGTCCGTGTTCGGCAGCAGCAGCGCGAATTCCTCGCCGCCGTAGCGCGCGGCGAGATAGGCCGGTCGGCGCACCTGCGTGGCCAGGATCCGCGCCAGCGCACGCAAGCAGGCGTCGCCGGCCTGGTGGCCGTATTGATCGTTGAACTTCTTGAAGTGGTCAACATCGATCAACAGCAACGAGAGCGGAGTGCCGTCGCGCTTGGCCCGTGCCCATTCTTCCACGAGGCGCTCGTCGAAATGACGGCGGTTGGCGATCCCGGTCAGGCCGTCGGACGTGGCGAGGGCGGATAGCTTGTCCTGCAGGTCCTTCTGCTCGGTCATGTCGCGCGAGATCGCCACGACGCCGTCGATCTCATGGGTTTCCGAAGACCGGGTGACGCGCAGCGCCGTCTCGACCCAGATCTCCTTCTTCTGGCGGTGATTGGCGCGATAGATGATGCGCGCCTCCTCGGCCTCCCCGGCCTTCAGAGCCGAAACGACCTGCTCGACGCGCGGCCGGTCCTCGGAATTGACGCCCTCGAGAGCCGAGGTCCCCAGCAGCCTGGCAGGATCCCAACCGAGGATGCGGGCGCAAGACGGGGAGGCATAGAGGATGCGCTCGTCCAGCCCGACCCGCATCACGACGTCGCTGCACTGTTCGGCGATCAGGCGGAAATCGCCTTCCTTGGCGACGAGGGCCGCGGCCATGCGCTGCCCCTTCGAGAGATAACGCACCAGGAAGAAGCCGATCATGGCGATCGACAAGGTCAGACCGGTGACGATGCCGAAGCGCGTGACGGCCTGCTGGCGCCACGGGGCCAGGACATCGCTCTGCGCCTTCGTCGCCAGGACGACGATCGGATACCGGCTGCTCTTCTGGTAAAAGCTCAGTCGCTCCTGCCCGTCCAACGGTGATTTGAAGTAATAGGCGCCGGCATCCGGCCGCCGGCCCATGGTCCGGAACAGCGGCGAGCCCGCCATGTCGCGACCGACATAGGTGCCCTCGTCGTCGCGACTCCTGGCCAGCATGATGCCGTCGGCATTCAGGAGCGAGACCGCGCCGTTCGGGCCGATGTCGAAGCGCCCGTAGAACTGCATGAAGTACGCGACGTCGACGCTCGTCAGCACCACGCCGGCGAAGCTGCC is from Bradyrhizobium xenonodulans and encodes:
- a CDS encoding alpha/beta fold hydrolase; amino-acid sequence: MRRVVVSFLFAVCTIAQLWAQEVKPNWPIPPELKWEAINGYPMAYREAGEGTSIVLVHGSTADYRIWDAQFRVFSASYRVVAVSLRHFYPERWDGAGTDFSIEQHAQDVAALIERLNLGKVHLVGHSRGGAVAVEVAKSHADVIRTLVLPDGSIEMLVPETAEGKAAGDFTKKVIGTLQENLKAGEPAKAVEVFVDMLNGPGTWQKFPEPTKQMFLANIYTALGDKDRPISTCDDVKKFDFPVLFMTGDKSPKKFEFFYNEMRKCREFPATVVIPNAGHGIQKQNADVFNKITLDFLSKH